aaagtaataacttagtaagtcaaataaattctagaAGTTCATATAGTATCTCGTTGAAGTCATGCATGCATAAAACAATATTCGTAATCATGAACACCGCTCTCAAAGTCCTTTCGACTAGGTGCTCCGCAGGACACTCTAAATACTTGTAGGTTTGATTAGGAGAGACTAATCCAGAACGCCTGAGTAAACACTCAGCAAGACCATACAACTTAACCGACCCAATACATAACTCTTGTACGCATGGCCGGCCGAAACCGTAGACGTGGCtgcaatcaaaaacaatcttaataataataagataacactTGCATGGCATTCGACTCAATTCAACAAacgatattcaattataattcaataaacgttATACAGCTACAAACATGTATGGTGCATAACATAGTTCGGGTCATTACTTCGAACCTGGTaaacttcataataataattcttgactTACTTAACTGATAACGACACATAATTTCGTGACAGTAATTActcaaacaataataaaataaacatacttctttgTGACACTTTGGCATGACGCCAATGCTTCGTTATCTCGATTGGATATCTTACACTTTCCCCCGTTTTGTAGAAGCTGGTCCCCAGCTTAAGAGGATGTAACGGTAAGTTCTTTGGTAACTGGATCATAATATGGATCGAGTAGATGACGGTATTCAGAGTTGAAAATGATGTGGAGTGGAAGGATGCTAGTATCCCATGTTTCGGCATTTGACCATTGGACTTCACACGTACTATTGCGGAATGTACGAACAACACGCTCAATTAGGTGTAACTTGTTTTTATACTCAGTAGGTGGGACATTATTGGAATTGTGCTGGCGTTGGTGATATAACTTGAGTCTTCGAACATGAAAAGTATTTGTACGACGATTACCAAGTTGGGAATTGAGTCTGTAGGTTTGGTCACCCATCTTttctataattttgaaGGGGCCATACCACAAATGATGGAATTTGGTGTAAGGTTTGTTGTTATAAGCATCCTTATGAACCAGTACTGAGTCGCCAACCTTGAAGTTTGTAACACGATGACGCTTGTTAAAGTGGATAGATTGATGATCTTGAGCATCGGCCATGTTGGTTTGTATCGATACcatgatattttgaagtGCTTGAAGGTGATAGTCTAAGTTGGATTGTAAGGTACCAGGTGTTTGCTGCTCTTCATTGTTCTGCGAGTGATCGAGTATGGGGTTGGTGAAACCAGGCAACCTTGGATGGAAACCATAGTTAGCGAAGAAGGGAGTAGTTTTGATGCTACTCTGGTAGGTGTTGTTGTAAGCAAAAGCAGCGACAGAACAGTACATTGGCCAATCAGTGGCGTGTTGGTTGGTATAGCTTGCTATGATCTTTCTCATGGTGTCATTAGTTCGTTCAGTTTGACCGTTGGAAGCTGGGTTGTATGATGTGGTAAATTTGAGGTGGATTCGTAGTCGTTGCCTGAGACGGTCCCAAATTTTACCAGTGAACAGCTTATCTCTATCGGATACAATTTCGTCTGGAACACCATGATGGCAGATAATATGGTTGATTAACAGGTCAGCACAATCACTAGCGTCGAGCGTCTTTTTCGTTGGAATAAACCGTGCCATTTTAGTCAAACGGTCGATAACCACTAGGACCGAGTTGAATTTGTGGACCTCTTTCATACcagaaacaaaatcaatACCTATTGAAGACCAGGGGCGGTATGGAACAGCAAGTGGTTGGAAAATACCAGAAGGGAGTACCCGTGCATGTTTTGTACGTTGACATTGTGGACAAGTCTTGGTGTATTGTTCAATGATACTTACCATGTTAGGCCAATAGTAATCGTGTACCAAATTTTGGTAAGTTCTGAATGAACCAGGATGACCAGCGAGCAATGAATCATGATGTAGGTGCATCAATGTTTGACGAATAGTACCTTTGGGTATAACCAACCTTGAATCAAATGGTATCTTAGCGGAATAATAAAGTAAACCGTCTTTTATGGAGTAATGCTTAATGATGGTGACTAACTTCTGTGGTAATGGTGTAGCTTTCTGGAGGTTAGAGTAGATAACTGACAGTTCTGGGTCCTTCTGATATTCTTTTCGTAACGTAGTGAGGTGTTGAGGGTCCAATGAGATTCTGGATATGGTCCTTTCAGTGGACTCAGTATCGATTGCATTTAGTCTTGATAGGGCGTCAACATGATTGTTTTTGCCTTTAATgtgaataattttgaagttGTAATCTGCAAGGTCGTCCCACCATCTTGCCAATCTTAATTTGAAGCTTCTCTCAGTAAGTACATACTTTAATGATTGATGGTCAGTATATAACTTGAACTTCTTACCGAGCAAATAATGTCTCCATTTCTCTAAGCAGCAAACAATAGCAAAGAACTCTTTCTCACGTATAGGCCAATTCAATTCGTGCCCATGC
Above is a genomic segment from Naumovozyma dairenensis CBS 421 chromosome 6, complete genome containing:
- the NDAI0F00630 gene encoding uncharacterized protein (Ty-like retrotransposon), which translates into the protein MSHEHQALINELPHVTTKLANKQKIQALLDTGASSNIIDPTWANRLNLTTRKLTKPIHCKTGDGTMSEITHACKVKFIIDGEPFTLSALIAPFTLTSAIILGMPFINNHPNILRSALKTMVQPSELVPWRTIRNDITNKNNEVTIYVRISTSDSSTEPPSEITKEFGDILVEKIPAHDEHTKTIHHQITLKEGATPVFQRAYRMAEEERKALEDELKDLMKDNKTSPSDSPFAAPVIYVKKKDGSRRLCVDYRRLNEITVKAKYPIPLIDDLFDQLRGATIFSKLDLVSGYHQVPIAEEDRYKTAFITQRGQYQWNVMPFGLTNAPATFQRLMNHVLRDYIGEFCIVYLDDILNYSKTNEEHIKHIRKIMEALRAHHLFAKKSKCSFFLHQVGFLGHVINATGIHSDPEKIECIKNWIAPKDNKSCQRFLGLIGYYRRFIKDFSTIAKPLREYANDKSKKIKWHEQQEFAFEKLKRALLEAPVLKPFDNNLDVVVTTDASDTAIGGTLELYKDGKFYGVVAYMSKALHGHELNWPIREKEFFAIVCCLEKWRHYLLGKKFKLYTDHQSLKYVLTERSFKLRLARWWDDLADYNFKIIHIKGKNNHVDALSRLNAIDTESTERTISRISLDPQHLTTLRKEYQKDPELSVIYSNLQKATPLPQKLVTIIKHYSIKDGLLYYSAKIPFDSRLVIPKGTIRQTLMHLHHDSLLAGHPGSFRTYQNLVHDYYWPNMVSIIEQYTKTCPQCQRTKHARVLPSGIFQPLAVPYRPWSSIGIDFVSGMKEVHKFNSVLVVIDRLTKMARFIPTKKTLDASDCADLLINHIICHHGVPDEIVSDRDKLFTGKIWDRLRQRLRIHLKFTTSYNPASNGQTERTNDTMRKIIASYTNQHATDWPMYCSVAAFAYNNTYQSSIKTTPFFANYGFHPRLPGFTNPILDHSQNNEEQQTPGTLQSNLDYHLQALQNIMVSIQTNMADAQDHQSIHFNKRHRVTNFKVGDSVLVHKDAYNNKPYTKFHHLWYGPFKIIEKMGDQTYRLNSQLGNRRTNTFHVRRLKLYHQRQHNSNNVPPTEYKNKLHLIERVVRTFRNSTCEVQWSNAETWDTSILPLHIIFNSEYRHLLDPYYDPVTKELTVTSS